The Bacillota bacterium genome window below encodes:
- a CDS encoding CbiQ family ECF transporter T component, translated as MDISFIDNLAYNTESIMHRASAPAKILMVGLIITTVVISGSPVSLAVALITLVVVVLISRLPVAKILSLASYAFFFSLIFALSQVGGGITAPVVIVLKATVAALSLLLLITTTPYPQIFAILQKVLPSVLVDAMLVTYRSFFVLIGQISSRITVIRIRAGYSPLNIVKNLSDTGSIIGHGFIHAWELSESMQDAMFVRGYTGKFPLSLPLSSISWHDAFPLAIGLLILLVAVV; from the coding sequence GTGGATATATCCTTTATAGACAACCTGGCCTATAATACTGAGAGCATAATGCATCGCGCGTCGGCTCCAGCTAAGATTTTAATGGTTGGCTTAATCATAACAACTGTTGTCATAAGCGGGAGCCCCGTATCTCTGGCTGTGGCTTTAATCACGCTCGTAGTTGTAGTGCTTATATCACGCTTACCGGTTGCAAAAATACTATCGCTTGCTAGTTACGCTTTTTTCTTCAGTTTGATATTTGCTTTAAGCCAGGTAGGAGGAGGGATAACTGCACCGGTTGTTATTGTTCTTAAAGCAACGGTTGCGGCGTTATCATTGCTCCTGCTTATCACAACAACTCCATATCCGCAAATATTTGCTATTCTGCAAAAAGTATTGCCTTCTGTTTTAGTCGATGCCATGCTTGTTACTTACCGTTCATTTTTTGTTTTGATAGGGCAGATAAGCAGTCGGATAACCGTTATTCGAATACGAGCTGGCTATTCGCCGCTTAACATCGTGAAAAACTTAAGCGATACAGGCAGTATCATTGGACATGGCTTTATCCACGCTTGGGAGTTAAGCGAAAGCATGCAGGATGCGATGTTTGTGCGGGGGTATACAGGTAAGTTTCCCCTGAGCCTGCCACTGAGTTCTATAAGCTGGCACGATGCCTTTCCGCTCGCCATAGGATTGTTAATTTTACTTGTGGCGGTGGTTTAA
- a CDS encoding ATP-binding cassette domain-containing protein, with product MNERDKIPHDRKDIVRVGCLEHIYPDQTEVKICGLEFIVREGEKVAVLGPNGSGKTTLLNHIMGLLRPVSGEISVFGVDPSKEFDQIRRNFGVVFQNVDAQLIAPTVWDDVTFSPRNYGYSPAEVERLGNEILTRIGILDLKSKITHYLSGGEKKKVALAGAMITHAKLLVLDEPFEGLDPRSRDDIVGLLNEFNRDYGTAIVFTTHDVNLVPRIADRVYVMAQGNITLSGKPKDIFEQVDYLKSINLEPPLIAEMVMELKRQGIEIAFTNDIGGLVSNILELIGRAA from the coding sequence ATGAACGAGAGGGATAAAATCCCACACGATCGCAAAGATATAGTAAGGGTGGGCTGTCTTGAGCACATATACCCGGACCAGACTGAAGTTAAAATCTGCGGGCTTGAGTTTATTGTTAGAGAGGGCGAGAAGGTGGCGGTGCTGGGGCCCAATGGGTCGGGAAAGACCACTCTTTTAAATCATATCATGGGCTTGCTCAGGCCAGTATCGGGGGAAATCAGTGTTTTTGGTGTCGATCCAAGTAAAGAGTTTGATCAAATCCGGCGGAACTTTGGGGTTGTCTTTCAGAACGTTGATGCCCAACTTATAGCTCCGACTGTATGGGATGATGTAACTTTCTCGCCGCGAAACTATGGCTATTCGCCAGCAGAAGTTGAACGGCTTGGAAATGAGATACTTACACGGATAGGCATTTTAGACCTTAAGAGTAAAATAACCCATTATTTAAGTGGGGGAGAGAAGAAAAAAGTAGCCTTAGCTGGCGCGATGATTACCCATGCTAAACTTCTTGTTTTGGATGAGCCTTTTGAGGGGCTGGATCCAAGGTCAAGAGATGATATAGTGGGTTTGCTAAATGAGTTTAACCGCGACTATGGTACTGCTATAGTATTTACGACGCATGACGTAAACCTTGTGCCCAGAATTGCAGACCGCGTTTATGTTATGGCGCAAGGGAATATTACACTCTCGGGCAAGCCAAAAGATATATTTGAGCAGGTTGATTACCTAAAATCAATCAACCTGGAGCCGCCTTTGATAGCGGAAATGGTTATGGAGCTCAAAAGGCAAGGCATCGAAATAGCTTTTACAAATGACATTGGCGGGCTGGTAAGCAATATCTTAGAGCTTATTGGAAGGGCAGCTTAG
- a CDS encoding PilZ domain-containing protein, protein MDNLSATTSLVDWSSIKKMLEPGTQIDVQFGDSELPIAYAVIMALDSPIIFCRSIGAVDLSDIEQGATPTVFIPTARDLCSLRMIVRQLAENGVYLALSPAENASFLRRRRSIRIKTPENIGYRVQFDGRSNIYKGVAVQDISLGGIGLLVYAASPIDEGSQAKVEITLPRTEEQVSVIGVISHCISYGNLPRMYRVGIQFTRVSPRDKQIIAVYIDQYLDKPRRVKKT, encoded by the coding sequence ATGGATAATCTATCAGCTACGACCAGCTTGGTAGACTGGTCATCTATTAAAAAAATGTTGGAGCCTGGCACGCAAATCGATGTGCAGTTTGGTGATAGCGAGCTGCCGATAGCCTACGCTGTCATTATGGCGCTTGATTCCCCAATCATCTTTTGCCGTTCTATTGGTGCGGTTGATTTATCCGATATAGAGCAGGGCGCAACCCCAACGGTTTTCATCCCGACCGCCCGTGACCTTTGCTCTCTCAGGATGATTGTGAGACAACTAGCAGAAAATGGCGTTTATCTCGCGCTAAGCCCGGCCGAAAATGCGTCTTTTTTAAGGCGCAGGCGCTCGATTCGTATAAAAACCCCAGAGAATATAGGATATCGCGTCCAGTTTGATGGCAGGAGTAATATTTATAAAGGTGTTGCCGTCCAGGACATAAGCTTAGGCGGGATTGGCCTTTTAGTTTACGCTGCAAGCCCAATAGATGAGGGATCGCAAGCTAAGGTTGAGATAACCCTGCCTCGCACAGAAGAACAGGTTTCTGTAATAGGAGTAATTTCCCACTGCATATCTTATGGAAACCTACCGCGGATGTACCGCGTTGGAATACAATTTACGCGTGTAAGCCCACGCGATAAACAAATTATTGCCGTGTATATAGATCAATATCTTGACAAACCCCGCAGAGTAAAGAAGACCTAA
- a CDS encoding thioredoxin family protein, whose protein sequence is MAYQMAMENDKIKVDAVEATEFPDLSTRYSVMAVPKTVINERASVEGAVPETALVEELRQAVGL, encoded by the coding sequence TTGGCCTACCAGATGGCTATGGAGAACGACAAAATTAAAGTAGATGCGGTTGAGGCAACAGAGTTTCCTGACTTATCAACGCGCTATTCTGTCATGGCAGTGCCAAAGACGGTTATTAACGAGAGAGCTTCAGTTGAGGGTGCTGTTCCCGAGACCGCGCTGGTTGAGGAATTAAGACAAGCAGTGGGCTTGTAA
- a CDS encoding GerMN domain-containing protein, with protein MKQPITASIALFATLAIIGTLLAGCPRQAPRPRATSTTSQPGTTSTTTKGTTTTKATTTITLYFINVRDGVMFLVPERRTIPKTSAIARASLEELIKGPKQAGLTSVIPRDTKVRSVKITDSLATIDFSREVLNANVGAESEALGIAQIVDTLTQFPTIKTVKFLVEGRDRGTIDGRQIEDWWGHVGLSKQPFSRNESVIQGARIRTNTITVNSPRAYTEIPNPVTVEGTATVFEASLNVRILDRNNNRLADIPVMAENFMNGPFKKSIKYRQPSAAGRGTVLFYFISPKDGSEVTMATVTVFLNKTD; from the coding sequence ATGAAACAACCAATCACAGCATCGATCGCACTTTTTGCCACTTTGGCGATTATAGGGACTTTACTTGCCGGATGTCCACGCCAAGCCCCAAGACCAAGAGCAACTTCTACAACCAGCCAGCCGGGTACAACTTCAACCACTACAAAAGGAACAACTACCACAAAGGCAACAACTACAATAACCCTCTACTTTATAAATGTACGCGATGGGGTTATGTTCCTGGTTCCTGAGCGCCGTACAATCCCAAAAACAAGCGCTATTGCAAGGGCATCGCTTGAAGAGCTGATAAAAGGACCGAAACAGGCTGGTCTCACCTCAGTTATTCCAAGAGATACAAAGGTGCGGTCGGTAAAGATAACGGATAGTTTGGCAACCATTGACTTTAGCCGGGAAGTGCTAAATGCTAACGTAGGCGCCGAGAGTGAAGCATTAGGCATAGCACAAATCGTAGACACCCTGACTCAGTTTCCAACCATTAAAACAGTAAAATTCCTTGTTGAGGGAAGGGACCGCGGCACAATAGATGGGCGGCAAATCGAAGATTGGTGGGGCCATGTTGGTCTATCCAAACAACCCTTCTCAAGAAATGAAAGCGTCATACAGGGAGCCAGAATAAGAACAAATACGATAACAGTAAATTCGCCCCGCGCTTATACCGAGATACCAAACCCAGTCACGGTTGAAGGCACGGCAACTGTCTTTGAAGCAAGCTTAAATGTGCGAATACTTGATAGAAATAATAACAGGCTGGCCGATATACCAGTCATGGCCGAAAATTTCATGAACGGCCCCTTTAAAAAGTCTATCAAATACAGACAGCCGAGCGCAGCCGGCCGAGGCACCGTACTGTTCTATTTCATCAGCCCAAAGGACGGCAGTGAGGTCACCATGGCGACGGTAACCGTGTTCTTAAATAAAACCGATTAA
- a CDS encoding energy-coupling factor ABC transporter permease translates to MSHIHLPDGVIPVFWWVIGYIITAAMLAFSFYRTESMGLRRKIPLLGIMSALMLIGQSIPLGFIPFHLNLAILSGIVLGPWLGFIAVFITNLFLAFLGHGGITVVGLNTVIVGTEAILGYLLFNAFRRILVPLPFAAATAVILALIFSITLMVGVVSLSNINPAMVLSERLEGLRRIQAPEARPSISIPRFVIIIAPFAVIGIAIESVVTGLIIRFIEKVRPEIIDYSRVAGGGS, encoded by the coding sequence ATGTCGCACATACATCTTCCGGATGGGGTAATACCGGTCTTTTGGTGGGTTATTGGATATATTATTACCGCGGCAATGCTGGCCTTTTCCTTTTACCGCACAGAGTCAATGGGTCTAAGACGCAAGATACCGCTTTTGGGGATTATGTCAGCCCTTATGCTAATCGGGCAATCAATACCGCTTGGTTTTATACCGTTTCATCTAAATCTTGCCATTCTGTCAGGAATTGTTCTGGGACCATGGCTAGGCTTTATCGCGGTGTTTATAACCAACTTATTTCTCGCTTTTCTTGGACATGGGGGCATAACAGTAGTTGGCCTAAATACTGTGATTGTGGGTACCGAGGCCATCCTGGGTTATTTATTATTTAACGCTTTCAGGAGAATTTTAGTGCCGCTTCCGTTTGCAGCGGCTACTGCCGTCATCCTGGCCTTGATTTTTTCAATAACTCTTATGGTTGGTGTAGTGTCGTTGTCAAACATAAATCCAGCTATGGTTCTTTCGGAGCGGCTTGAGGGCTTACGCCGCATACAAGCGCCTGAAGCTAGACCAAGTATATCTATACCAAGGTTTGTCATAATCATAGCACCGTTTGCTGTAATTGGTATCGCTATAGAATCAGTGGTTACAGGATTGATTATAAGATTCATTGAAAAGGTACGCCCTGAAATTATAGATTATTCGCGGGTAGCTGGAGGTGGTAGTTAG
- a CDS encoding tetratricopeptide repeat protein: MVKKIIIFAAIVIIIIVGLTFGRDKAIDYYKKQTTNAVKKGNYQLAVDNYSKVVNILFSRSSSDYSTIAMLYYNNGNTEKAIENLNKAIKIDNKNSEAHKGLGIIKQDDGDLKGSIKELTLALKSNPKDIESLLARSRAYRLLGEKDKAISDLKQVQKIDPKNPAAANALQYLE; encoded by the coding sequence ATGGTGAAAAAAATCATAATATTTGCGGCTATTGTCATAATAATCATAGTTGGATTGACGTTTGGTAGGGACAAGGCTATTGACTACTATAAGAAACAAACAACGAATGCCGTGAAAAAGGGCAATTATCAGTTGGCTGTTGATAACTATAGCAAAGTCGTAAATATTTTATTCAGCCGAAGCTCATCCGATTATTCGACTATTGCAATGCTATATTACAACAACGGCAATACTGAAAAGGCAATTGAAAACTTAAATAAGGCCATAAAAATTGATAATAAGAACTCAGAAGCTCATAAAGGACTTGGGATAATAAAGCAGGACGATGGTGATCTAAAGGGCTCAATCAAAGAACTTACCCTTGCCCTCAAGAGCAATCCGAAAGATATAGAGTCTCTTCTTGCACGCTCGCGAGCCTATAGGCTCCTTGGAGAGAAAGACAAGGCAATATCTGATTTAAAGCAGGTTCAAAAAATAGATCCTAAGAACCCGGCGGCGGCAAACGCTTTACAATACCTTGAGTAA
- a CDS encoding SpoIIE family protein phosphatase, whose translation MINNPSPQLTEQQINILRLEYFNKSNDAVYVFDFEDGLILDANDYVCNMLGYTREELLQITVFDIHPEEEHDRMIELIELFAQEGQIRGVSDMHLKKKDGTWIPVEKNGTLFPINGRKVVQCTCRDISMRKKFEAELNKRIEDMHILNTVALEITSGLELETLLPRITQSVVKLLNADAGMIGLYDARKGSLKYRYLYNMPDNIAGLEIPRGAGLTGFVLESKHSVSIPDYQSYPKSLKEFREASVRATAITPLLIENRLLGTLMVMHLIPEKKFNEYDMGLLESVARQAAIAIYNAQLFEEMKEEGDFRQALGQLTSLIGSALDINKVYDLICKEGTRLFKSSGTYLYALDTNKEMLIGKMAYGEKAEEFLKIALPINEPSLATYIYHTRKPVLIDNVEISPLIKAEVNKKFKSKTLMGVPIIVDGEVKSVLVFASNERSFFFSETQLDRAKILSDQVAFAIKNAALYEQTRKALEHERYVAITLQQSLLPEKVPQVEGTEIGAYYAPTQAGGSLVGGDFYDFVQLPDGRVVIVIGDVSGKGIEAAATTAMVKYAIRSFIYRNPAPFYVMTQANKVVSMQLKSGLFVSLCYILYEPKTGKIELANAGHPYPIHFSADKKACKLIETNNPVFGLISDFEYTQVEKKLAEGDILALYTDGLIEARLDHDFFGADRAKESVCKNYNKNAQNIIVDLVRDSEKFAKGNLTDDVAIIVLKRH comes from the coding sequence TTGATAAATAATCCGTCGCCGCAGTTAACGGAACAACAAATCAACATTCTGCGGCTAGAGTACTTTAATAAGTCAAATGATGCCGTATACGTCTTTGATTTTGAAGACGGCTTGATCCTCGACGCCAACGATTACGTATGTAATATGCTTGGCTATACCCGCGAAGAGCTTCTACAGATAACTGTATTTGATATTCACCCTGAAGAAGAGCACGACCGCATGATTGAGCTAATAGAACTTTTTGCGCAAGAAGGTCAAATTAGAGGCGTAAGCGACATGCACCTCAAGAAAAAGGACGGCACATGGATACCCGTTGAAAAAAATGGAACCCTCTTTCCTATTAACGGGCGCAAAGTTGTCCAGTGTACCTGCCGAGATATTTCCATGAGAAAGAAGTTTGAGGCCGAATTAAACAAGCGAATTGAGGATATGCATATCCTAAACACGGTAGCGCTTGAGATAACATCCGGCCTGGAGCTTGAAACTTTATTGCCCAGAATAACCCAAAGCGTGGTCAAACTTCTTAATGCCGATGCCGGGATGATTGGTTTATACGATGCACGAAAGGGTAGTCTAAAGTACCGCTATCTTTATAATATGCCAGATAACATTGCCGGCCTCGAGATACCAAGAGGAGCAGGCCTTACCGGCTTTGTCCTGGAATCCAAACACTCGGTCTCCATCCCGGATTATCAGAGTTATCCAAAATCCCTGAAAGAGTTTAGAGAGGCCAGCGTAAGAGCCACAGCTATAACGCCGCTTCTAATCGAAAACAGGTTACTGGGAACCCTTATGGTCATGCACCTGATCCCGGAGAAAAAATTCAATGAGTACGATATGGGATTGCTTGAATCGGTAGCACGGCAGGCCGCAATCGCTATATATAATGCCCAGTTGTTCGAAGAGATGAAAGAAGAGGGTGATTTCAGGCAAGCCCTGGGCCAGCTGACTTCGCTAATCGGCTCTGCGCTTGATATAAATAAGGTCTACGACCTTATTTGCAAAGAAGGCACGAGGCTGTTTAAAAGCAGTGGAACCTACCTTTATGCGTTAGATACAAACAAAGAAATGCTTATTGGCAAAATGGCTTATGGAGAAAAAGCCGAAGAGTTTCTAAAAATAGCATTACCGATTAATGAGCCTTCGCTAGCCACCTACATATACCATACCAGAAAGCCGGTTCTTATCGATAACGTTGAAATCAGTCCACTAATCAAAGCCGAAGTTAATAAGAAATTCAAATCGAAGACCTTGATGGGAGTACCCATCATTGTAGATGGCGAGGTTAAAAGCGTGCTTGTATTTGCAAGCAACGAAAGATCTTTCTTCTTCAGTGAAACTCAGCTGGATAGGGCAAAGATTCTTAGCGACCAGGTCGCGTTTGCGATTAAAAATGCCGCCCTGTACGAGCAAACCAGAAAAGCCCTAGAGCACGAAAGATATGTCGCCATAACATTGCAGCAAAGCCTGCTACCCGAAAAAGTACCTCAGGTCGAAGGGACTGAAATTGGCGCATACTATGCGCCGACGCAAGCTGGCGGATCGCTTGTCGGCGGCGATTTCTATGACTTTGTTCAGCTACCGGATGGAAGAGTTGTAATCGTCATAGGTGATGTCAGCGGTAAAGGCATAGAGGCCGCCGCCACAACAGCCATGGTAAAGTATGCCATACGCTCTTTTATATATAGAAACCCCGCCCCTTTTTATGTTATGACGCAGGCAAACAAAGTAGTATCCATGCAGCTAAAAAGCGGCCTGTTTGTGAGCCTGTGTTATATTCTCTACGAACCGAAAACAGGAAAAATCGAGCTGGCTAATGCAGGCCATCCTTATCCAATCCATTTTTCAGCAGATAAAAAAGCCTGCAAATTAATCGAAACGAACAACCCAGTGTTCGGCCTGATTTCAGATTTCGAGTACACCCAGGTCGAGAAAAAGCTTGCTGAAGGGGATATACTTGCCCTGTATACAGATGGATTAATTGAGGCAAGGCTAGACCACGACTTTTTTGGAGCCGATAGAGCAAAAGAGTCGGTCTGTAAAAATTACAATAAAAATGCCCAAAACATTATCGTAGATCTTGTGCGAGATAGTGAGAAATTTGCAAAAGGCAATCTGACCGATGACGTTGCAATCATTGTCTTAAAAAGACATTAG
- a CDS encoding nucleotidyltransferase family protein — protein MQAAINPEGPVHDITPLIPEGMREGIPIYVDAIRALNQFKVPFVVVGGIAMLEYGRTRITKDIDFLVYKQDALRLLDLLPLLGYKTQRTDDNWVYHAFKGGQIIDILFALGKGFLGDPEGVVLTDEILARGRPASLDGAVFLVASPEDIIHSKLLVSWKATRQEDFQDVLLMIRNTKKLDWDYLFGKISRYPERALALLSYAVSCQITEDKMPIEIKSEIEDLSRLLFRRMGIAA, from the coding sequence ATGCAGGCTGCAATTAATCCGGAAGGCCCGGTACATGATATTACACCTTTGATACCTGAGGGCATGCGGGAAGGAATACCGATATATGTCGATGCCATAAGAGCTTTGAATCAATTCAAAGTGCCGTTTGTGGTAGTTGGCGGCATTGCAATGCTTGAATATGGGCGAACGCGTATAACCAAAGATATCGATTTTTTGGTCTATAAGCAGGATGCACTAAGGTTACTAGACTTGCTGCCTCTGCTGGGTTATAAAACCCAAAGAACCGACGATAATTGGGTTTACCATGCATTTAAGGGCGGGCAAATCATAGATATATTATTTGCTCTAGGTAAAGGGTTCTTAGGGGATCCAGAAGGTGTGGTGTTAACAGACGAAATCCTAGCAAGGGGTAGACCGGCAAGTCTTGACGGGGCGGTCTTCTTGGTGGCTTCGCCTGAAGATATCATTCACTCAAAACTTTTGGTTTCATGGAAGGCGACCAGGCAGGAGGATTTTCAAGACGTGCTCTTGATGATTCGGAATACTAAGAAATTGGATTGGGATTACCTGTTCGGCAAGATCTCAAGATATCCAGAAAGGGCGCTTGCTCTACTTAGTTATGCGGTTTCATGTCAAATAACGGAGGATAAGATGCCTATAGAGATAAAAAGTGAAATCGAAGATTTAAGCAGGCTACTTTTTAGGCGTATGGGCATTGCTGCTTGA
- a CDS encoding STAS domain-containing protein — MLEKQVSDLKVRRVLVNNINAVIVQGECDICSAQLLKDMLADVINEGHNKLIVDVKGLQCIDNSGLAAILWARHKIEENGGKMVVVGLGSIFRRKVSPINNLFNVAFSIREALWNLSDKSLGFK, encoded by the coding sequence TTGCTTGAGAAACAAGTAAGCGACTTGAAGGTAAGGCGTGTGCTTGTCAACAATATCAACGCTGTTATAGTACAAGGTGAGTGCGATATCTGCTCGGCCCAGCTTCTCAAAGACATGTTGGCTGACGTGATCAATGAAGGGCATAACAAGCTAATAGTGGATGTTAAAGGTCTGCAATGCATCGACAACAGCGGACTTGCGGCGATTCTCTGGGCCAGACACAAAATTGAAGAGAACGGCGGGAAGATGGTTGTCGTAGGTTTAGGCAGTATTTTCAGGCGTAAAGTGAGCCCGATAAATAACCTGTTTAACGTTGCCTTTTCGATCAGGGAGGCCCTCTGGAATTTAAGTGATAAGAGTTTGGGCTTTAAATAG
- a CDS encoding thioredoxin family protein has protein sequence MIFTDEQRREINELLSSNLEQPVTVVFFTQDEPSIELPVKVEVTPCEYCKETEEMLRELTGLSDKLNIEVYDFIKDKDKVGQYSIDGVPALALIGDRDYGIRYYGIPSGYEFSALLDGLINVSKRKTKLSEDTKRKLAEIQQPVRMRVFVTPT, from the coding sequence ATGATTTTTACCGATGAGCAGAGAAGAGAAATTAATGAGTTGCTTAGTAGCAACCTGGAACAACCGGTCACCGTTGTTTTCTTTACTCAGGATGAACCAAGCATTGAACTGCCGGTAAAGGTAGAAGTAACGCCGTGTGAGTATTGCAAAGAAACCGAAGAGATGCTGCGGGAGCTGACCGGTCTCTCAGACAAGCTAAACATAGAGGTTTACGACTTTATTAAGGATAAGGATAAAGTTGGGCAGTATAGCATTGATGGGGTGCCGGCGCTGGCTTTAATTGGGGACAGGGATTATGGCATCAGGTATTATGGCATTCCGTCAGGTTATGAATTCTCGGCTCTCCTAGACGGGCTTATAAACGTTTCGAAACGCAAGACAAAGCTCAGCGAGGATACAAAAAGAAAGCTTGCAGAAATACAGCAGCCGGTTCGAATGCGGGTTTTTGTAACCCCAACATGA
- a CDS encoding 3'-5' exoribonuclease, with protein sequence MTAEQTPIDKATYVVIDLETTGLDHRSEQIIEIGAVKMNGRSPSVTFEQLINPNRLIPPTITKLTGITNDMIYNAPDIDSILPAFVNFVGDSTLVFHNASFDISFLNRAARKAGLKSFRNRFFDTKLIAQKLRPLLGFYRLANLAEHFNVPYRPNHRALPDALATAEVFSHLLEIMKSEGLDTLDKALDFFYPKKRHDFEHKISLAKNLPKSSGVYLMKNRYGNIIYVGKSKDINKRVRSYFYAGSKTERQLSLLSDVEKIDHIKTGTEIGALLLESKLIKKLKPEYNVLGKRYRRHPFVRIDYEDDFPTPKIVRKVAPSGFYYGPFSNTTDLELLLEVAKDLYGLKQCDYKIKPGKKMSPCFYYQANRCTAPCAGMITKEDYKERLVAVMDAFDGRPDKLRNELIRRRDIAAGNLRFEKAALINRSLNSLDRIAKLLEGIRDARANLDFILIEEIKGMPRVYLIANGQLKSCIDLKNNEKYTAKLLRKITKIYFIGKDKTQPYQISAEQIENLSLLTAYFHKRPVKKIKIGNSPTDTLKSLFYSLSSSSNAHTPKK encoded by the coding sequence ATGACCGCAGAACAGACACCAATAGACAAAGCAACATATGTGGTAATCGATTTAGAAACAACTGGACTTGATCATCGCTCAGAGCAAATTATCGAAATAGGTGCCGTTAAGATGAACGGCAGATCTCCCTCCGTGACTTTTGAGCAACTTATCAACCCGAACCGGCTAATACCGCCCACGATTACCAAACTTACCGGTATAACCAACGATATGATCTATAATGCACCAGACATCGATAGCATACTCCCTGCATTTGTCAATTTTGTAGGGGACTCAACCCTGGTTTTCCACAACGCGTCGTTTGATATCTCTTTTTTAAATAGAGCGGCAAGAAAAGCCGGTCTAAAATCCTTCAGAAATCGTTTTTTTGATACCAAGCTGATCGCACAGAAGCTGCGCCCGCTTCTTGGTTTCTACCGTCTTGCAAATTTAGCTGAACACTTCAACGTTCCCTATAGGCCAAATCATCGCGCCCTCCCGGATGCTCTGGCTACTGCAGAAGTCTTCTCTCACCTACTTGAAATAATGAAAAGTGAGGGATTGGATACGCTTGATAAAGCATTGGATTTCTTCTATCCCAAAAAGCGACATGATTTCGAACACAAGATAAGCCTGGCAAAAAACCTCCCTAAATCAAGCGGAGTTTACCTCATGAAAAATAGATATGGAAACATTATCTACGTGGGCAAATCAAAAGATATAAACAAGAGGGTAAGAAGCTACTTTTACGCAGGGTCAAAAACAGAGCGTCAGCTATCCCTGCTATCAGACGTAGAGAAGATAGACCATATCAAAACAGGAACGGAAATAGGTGCGCTACTTCTTGAAAGCAAACTTATCAAAAAACTAAAGCCCGAATATAACGTGCTTGGCAAGCGGTACAGGAGACACCCATTTGTACGCATAGATTACGAAGACGACTTCCCAACGCCTAAGATTGTACGTAAAGTCGCTCCCAGTGGGTTCTACTACGGACCCTTTTCAAACACAACTGACCTGGAGCTTCTGCTTGAAGTAGCTAAAGACCTGTACGGCCTTAAACAGTGCGATTACAAAATAAAGCCGGGCAAAAAAATGTCCCCTTGTTTTTATTACCAGGCAAATAGATGCACGGCTCCCTGTGCCGGAATGATCACAAAAGAAGATTATAAAGAACGATTGGTGGCCGTTATGGATGCCTTCGATGGGCGACCCGATAAACTGCGCAATGAGTTAATAAGAAGAAGAGACATAGCGGCAGGCAATCTACGCTTCGAGAAGGCCGCGCTTATCAACAGGTCCTTAAACAGTCTAGATAGAATTGCTAAGCTTCTTGAGGGCATTAGGGATGCAAGAGCCAATCTTGATTTTATATTAATTGAGGAAATTAAAGGTATGCCGAGGGTTTATCTTATTGCAAACGGACAACTGAAATCATGTATCGATTTAAAGAATAACGAGAAATATACCGCTAAGCTGCTGCGAAAGATAACAAAAATATATTTTATAGGTAAAGATAAGACCCAACCGTATCAAATCAGCGCTGAGCAGATTGAAAACCTCTCGCTCCTTACAGCCTATTTCCATAAGCGACCGGTAAAGAAGATTAAAATAGGCAACTCGCCCACCGATACCTTAAAGTCGTTATTTTATTCCCTATCTTCAAGCAGCAATGCCCATACGCCTAAAAAGTAG